The Pan troglodytes isolate AG18354 chromosome 8, NHGRI_mPanTro3-v2.0_pri, whole genome shotgun sequence genome window below encodes:
- the LDB1 gene encoding LIM domain-binding protein 1 isoform X2, whose amino-acid sequence MLDRDVGPTPMYPPTYLEPGIGRHTPYGNQTDYRIFELNKRLQNWTEECDNLWWDAFTTEFFEDDAMLTITFCLEDGPKRYTIGRTLIPRYFRSIFEGGATELYYVLKHPKEAFHSNFVSLDCDQGSMVTQHGKPMFTQVCVEGRLYLEFMFDDMMRIKTWHFSIRQHRELIPRSILAMHAQDPQMLDQLSKNITRCGLSNSTLNYLRLCVILEPMQELMSRHKTYSLSPRDCLKTCLFQKWQRMVAPPAEPTRQQPSKRRKRKMSGGSTMSSGGGNTNNSNSKKKSPASTFALSSQDVMVVGEPTLMGGEFGDEDERLITRLENTQFDAANGIDDEDSFNNSPALGANSPWNSKPPSSQESKSENPTSQASQ is encoded by the exons ATGCTGGATAGGGATGTGGG CCCAACTCCCATGTATCCGCCTACATACCTGGAGCCAGGGATTGG GAGGCACACACCATATGGCAACCAAACTGACTACAGAATATTTGAGCTTAACAAACGGCTTCAGAACTGGACAGAG GAGTGTGACAATCTCTGGTGGGATGCATTCACGACTGAGTTCTTTGAGGATGATGCCATGTTGACCATCACTTTCTGCCTGGAGGATGGACCAAAGAGATATA CCATTGGCCGGACCCTGATCCCACGCTACTTCCGCAGCATCTTTGAGGGGGGTGCTACGGAGCTGTACTATGTTCTTAAGCACCCCAAGGAGGCATTCCACAGCAACTTTGTGTCCCTCGACTGTGACCAGGGCAGCATGGTGACCCAGCATGGCAAGCCCATGTTCACCCAG GTGTGTGTGGAGGGCCGGTTGTACCTGGAGTTCATGTTTGACGACATGATGCGGATAAAGACGTGGCACTTCAGCATCCGGCAGCACCGAGAGCTCATCCCCCGCAGCATCCTTGCCATGCAT GCCCAAGACCCCCAGATGTTGGATCAGCTCTCCAAAAACATCACTCGGTGTGGGCTGTCCAATTCCACTCTCAACTACCTCCGA CTCTGTGTGATACTCGAGCCCATGCAAGAGCTCATGTCACGCCACAAGACCTATAGCCTCAGCCCCCGCGACTGCCTCAAGACCTGCCTTTTCCAGAAGTGGCAGCGCATGGTAGCACCCCCTG CGGAGCCCACACGTCAGCAGCCCAGCAAACGGCGGAAACGGAAGATGTCAGGGGGCAGCACCATGAGCTCTGGTGGTGGCAAcaccaacaacagcaacagcaagaAGAAGAGCCCAGCTAGCACCTTCGCCCTCTCCAGCCAG GATGTGATGGTGGTGGGGGAGCCCACCCTGATGGGCGGGGAGTTCGGGGACGAGGACGAGAGGCTCATCACCCGGCTGGAGAACACCCAGTTTGACGCAGCCAACGGCATTGACGACGAGGACAGCTTTAACAACTCCCCTGCACTGGGCGCCAACAGCCCCTGGAACAGCAAGCCTCCGTCCAGCCAAGAAAGCAAATCGGAGAACCCCACGTCACAGGCCTCCCAGTAA
- the LDB1 gene encoding LIM domain-binding protein 1 isoform X1 — MLDRDVGPTPMYPPTYLEPGIGRHTPYGNQTDYRIFELNKRLQNWTEECDNLWWDAFTTEFFEDDAMLTITFCLEDGPKRYTIGRTLIPRYFRSIFEGGATELYYVLKHPKEAFHSNFVSLDCDQGSMVTQHGKPMFTQVCVEGRLYLEFMFDDMMRIKTWHFSIRQHRELIPRSILAMHAQDPQMLDQLSKNITRCGLSNSTLNYLRLCVILEPMQELMSRHKTYSLSPRDCLKTCLFQKWQRMVAPPAEPTRQQPSKRRKRKMSGGSTMSSGGGNTNNSNSKKKSPASTFALSSQVPDVMVVGEPTLMGGEFGDEDERLITRLENTQFDAANGIDDEDSFNNSPALGANSPWNSKPPSSQESKSENPTSQASQ; from the exons ATGCTGGATAGGGATGTGGG CCCAACTCCCATGTATCCGCCTACATACCTGGAGCCAGGGATTGG GAGGCACACACCATATGGCAACCAAACTGACTACAGAATATTTGAGCTTAACAAACGGCTTCAGAACTGGACAGAG GAGTGTGACAATCTCTGGTGGGATGCATTCACGACTGAGTTCTTTGAGGATGATGCCATGTTGACCATCACTTTCTGCCTGGAGGATGGACCAAAGAGATATA CCATTGGCCGGACCCTGATCCCACGCTACTTCCGCAGCATCTTTGAGGGGGGTGCTACGGAGCTGTACTATGTTCTTAAGCACCCCAAGGAGGCATTCCACAGCAACTTTGTGTCCCTCGACTGTGACCAGGGCAGCATGGTGACCCAGCATGGCAAGCCCATGTTCACCCAG GTGTGTGTGGAGGGCCGGTTGTACCTGGAGTTCATGTTTGACGACATGATGCGGATAAAGACGTGGCACTTCAGCATCCGGCAGCACCGAGAGCTCATCCCCCGCAGCATCCTTGCCATGCAT GCCCAAGACCCCCAGATGTTGGATCAGCTCTCCAAAAACATCACTCGGTGTGGGCTGTCCAATTCCACTCTCAACTACCTCCGA CTCTGTGTGATACTCGAGCCCATGCAAGAGCTCATGTCACGCCACAAGACCTATAGCCTCAGCCCCCGCGACTGCCTCAAGACCTGCCTTTTCCAGAAGTGGCAGCGCATGGTAGCACCCCCTG CGGAGCCCACACGTCAGCAGCCCAGCAAACGGCGGAAACGGAAGATGTCAGGGGGCAGCACCATGAGCTCTGGTGGTGGCAAcaccaacaacagcaacagcaagaAGAAGAGCCCAGCTAGCACCTTCGCCCTCTCCAGCCAGGTACCT GATGTGATGGTGGTGGGGGAGCCCACCCTGATGGGCGGGGAGTTCGGGGACGAGGACGAGAGGCTCATCACCCGGCTGGAGAACACCCAGTTTGACGCAGCCAACGGCATTGACGACGAGGACAGCTTTAACAACTCCCCTGCACTGGGCGCCAACAGCCCCTGGAACAGCAAGCCTCCGTCCAGCCAAGAAAGCAAATCGGAGAACCCCACGTCACAGGCCTCCCAGTAA
- the LDB1 gene encoding LIM domain-binding protein 1 isoform X3 — protein MSVGCACPGCSSKSFKLYSPKEPPNGNAFPPFHPGTMLDRDVGPTPMYPPTYLEPGIGRHTPYGNQTDYRIFELNKRLQNWTEECDNLWWDAFTTEFFEDDAMLTITFCLEDGPKRYTIGRTLIPRYFRSIFEGGATELYYVLKHPKEAFHSNFVSLDCDQGSMVTQHGKPMFTQVCVEGRLYLEFMFDDMMRIKTWHFSIRQHRELIPRSILAMHAQDPQMLDQLSKNITRCGLSNSTLNYLRLCVILEPMQELMSRHKTYSLSPRDCLKTCLFQKWQRMVAPPAEPTRQQPSKRRKRKMSGGSTMSSGGGNTNNSNSKKKSPASTFALSSQVPDVMVVGEPTLMGGEFGDEDERLITRLENTQFDAANGIDDEDSFNNSPALGANSPWNSKPPSSQESKSENPTSQASQ, from the exons ATGTCAGTGGGCTGTGCCTGTCCTG GTTGTTCCTCAAAGTCATTCAAGCTGTACTCGCCGAAGGAGCCCCCGAACGGCAACGCCTTTCCCCCCTTCCATCCCGGCACCATGCTGGATAGGGATGTGGG CCCAACTCCCATGTATCCGCCTACATACCTGGAGCCAGGGATTGG GAGGCACACACCATATGGCAACCAAACTGACTACAGAATATTTGAGCTTAACAAACGGCTTCAGAACTGGACAGAG GAGTGTGACAATCTCTGGTGGGATGCATTCACGACTGAGTTCTTTGAGGATGATGCCATGTTGACCATCACTTTCTGCCTGGAGGATGGACCAAAGAGATATA CCATTGGCCGGACCCTGATCCCACGCTACTTCCGCAGCATCTTTGAGGGGGGTGCTACGGAGCTGTACTATGTTCTTAAGCACCCCAAGGAGGCATTCCACAGCAACTTTGTGTCCCTCGACTGTGACCAGGGCAGCATGGTGACCCAGCATGGCAAGCCCATGTTCACCCAG GTGTGTGTGGAGGGCCGGTTGTACCTGGAGTTCATGTTTGACGACATGATGCGGATAAAGACGTGGCACTTCAGCATCCGGCAGCACCGAGAGCTCATCCCCCGCAGCATCCTTGCCATGCAT GCCCAAGACCCCCAGATGTTGGATCAGCTCTCCAAAAACATCACTCGGTGTGGGCTGTCCAATTCCACTCTCAACTACCTCCGA CTCTGTGTGATACTCGAGCCCATGCAAGAGCTCATGTCACGCCACAAGACCTATAGCCTCAGCCCCCGCGACTGCCTCAAGACCTGCCTTTTCCAGAAGTGGCAGCGCATGGTAGCACCCCCTG CGGAGCCCACACGTCAGCAGCCCAGCAAACGGCGGAAACGGAAGATGTCAGGGGGCAGCACCATGAGCTCTGGTGGTGGCAAcaccaacaacagcaacagcaagaAGAAGAGCCCAGCTAGCACCTTCGCCCTCTCCAGCCAGGTACCT GATGTGATGGTGGTGGGGGAGCCCACCCTGATGGGCGGGGAGTTCGGGGACGAGGACGAGAGGCTCATCACCCGGCTGGAGAACACCCAGTTTGACGCAGCCAACGGCATTGACGACGAGGACAGCTTTAACAACTCCCCTGCACTGGGCGCCAACAGCCCCTGGAACAGCAAGCCTCCGTCCAGCCAAGAAAGCAAATCGGAGAACCCCACGTCACAGGCCTCCCAGTAA
- the LDB1 gene encoding LIM domain-binding protein 1 isoform X4 gives MSVGCACPGCSSKSFKLYSPKEPPNGNAFPPFHPGTMLDRDVGPTPMYPPTYLEPGIGRHTPYGNQTDYRIFELNKRLQNWTEECDNLWWDAFTTEFFEDDAMLTITFCLEDGPKRYTIGRTLIPRYFRSIFEGGATELYYVLKHPKEAFHSNFVSLDCDQGSMVTQHGKPMFTQVCVEGRLYLEFMFDDMMRIKTWHFSIRQHRELIPRSILAMHAQDPQMLDQLSKNITRCGLSNSTLNYLRLCVILEPMQELMSRHKTYSLSPRDCLKTCLFQKWQRMVAPPAEPTRQQPSKRRKRKMSGGSTMSSGGGNTNNSNSKKKSPASTFALSSQDVMVVGEPTLMGGEFGDEDERLITRLENTQFDAANGIDDEDSFNNSPALGANSPWNSKPPSSQESKSENPTSQASQ, from the exons ATGTCAGTGGGCTGTGCCTGTCCTG GTTGTTCCTCAAAGTCATTCAAGCTGTACTCGCCGAAGGAGCCCCCGAACGGCAACGCCTTTCCCCCCTTCCATCCCGGCACCATGCTGGATAGGGATGTGGG CCCAACTCCCATGTATCCGCCTACATACCTGGAGCCAGGGATTGG GAGGCACACACCATATGGCAACCAAACTGACTACAGAATATTTGAGCTTAACAAACGGCTTCAGAACTGGACAGAG GAGTGTGACAATCTCTGGTGGGATGCATTCACGACTGAGTTCTTTGAGGATGATGCCATGTTGACCATCACTTTCTGCCTGGAGGATGGACCAAAGAGATATA CCATTGGCCGGACCCTGATCCCACGCTACTTCCGCAGCATCTTTGAGGGGGGTGCTACGGAGCTGTACTATGTTCTTAAGCACCCCAAGGAGGCATTCCACAGCAACTTTGTGTCCCTCGACTGTGACCAGGGCAGCATGGTGACCCAGCATGGCAAGCCCATGTTCACCCAG GTGTGTGTGGAGGGCCGGTTGTACCTGGAGTTCATGTTTGACGACATGATGCGGATAAAGACGTGGCACTTCAGCATCCGGCAGCACCGAGAGCTCATCCCCCGCAGCATCCTTGCCATGCAT GCCCAAGACCCCCAGATGTTGGATCAGCTCTCCAAAAACATCACTCGGTGTGGGCTGTCCAATTCCACTCTCAACTACCTCCGA CTCTGTGTGATACTCGAGCCCATGCAAGAGCTCATGTCACGCCACAAGACCTATAGCCTCAGCCCCCGCGACTGCCTCAAGACCTGCCTTTTCCAGAAGTGGCAGCGCATGGTAGCACCCCCTG CGGAGCCCACACGTCAGCAGCCCAGCAAACGGCGGAAACGGAAGATGTCAGGGGGCAGCACCATGAGCTCTGGTGGTGGCAAcaccaacaacagcaacagcaagaAGAAGAGCCCAGCTAGCACCTTCGCCCTCTCCAGCCAG GATGTGATGGTGGTGGGGGAGCCCACCCTGATGGGCGGGGAGTTCGGGGACGAGGACGAGAGGCTCATCACCCGGCTGGAGAACACCCAGTTTGACGCAGCCAACGGCATTGACGACGAGGACAGCTTTAACAACTCCCCTGCACTGGGCGCCAACAGCCCCTGGAACAGCAAGCCTCCGTCCAGCCAAGAAAGCAAATCGGAGAACCCCACGTCACAGGCCTCCCAGTAA